In Spirochaeta isovalerica, the genomic window GATCCATGGACGATATGCTTTTAAAAGACCTGATATTTTTTTTAAAGTGCGTGGCTGCAGATCTCTCAGGGGGAGCTGAAAAAAAAGCTGATATTTTAAAATTTCTCAATTAAGATATAAGTGAACCCATAACTGCCGGACATAGGGGCCGGCGACCATCCTGTCAAACTGTCGGACATAAGGGCCGTCTGCTCAACAACACTAACCGGAGGATATGTATGGAAACCACTTACACAGAAGGTCTCGTCTTTTTTACGGACCTTGCGGGATTTGCACGGCTGACCGGAAACCTGGAGCTGTCGGAAATCGTTAAAGTTCTCAAGGATTTCGCCGCCATTACCAGAAAGCATGTGGAAAAAGCCGATGGAGTACTGATAAAGTATATCGGCGATTCAGCCCTGGGGTATTTCCCACCTGAACGGGTCGATGAAGGTGCCGCGGCTCTGATTGATATGAAACAGGAGATAGAAGAATCCTTTGAAATTAAGGGTCAGAAAACGGGATTGCGGATCGGGGCTAACTACGGCCCTTTTGCCGTCTGTGATTTCACTCCCTTTGAGGAAAAAGCGGACC contains:
- a CDS encoding adenylate/guanylate cyclase domain-containing protein — protein: METTYTEGLVFFTDLAGFARLTGNLELSEIVKVLKDFAAITRKHVEKADGVLIKYIGDSALGYFPPERVDEGAAALIDMKQEIEESFEIKGQKTGLRIGANYGPFAVCDFTPFEEKADLVGETVNIAAMTGSGGRAKHRSIVIFTPEAFRKLSSSGRKAFHKYTEPIVYLA